A region from the Dysidea avara chromosome 15, odDysAvar1.4, whole genome shotgun sequence genome encodes:
- the LOC136245588 gene encoding piggyBac transposable element-derived protein 4-like produces MASGGDDFERLSGAVVLAWLSNSSDEMDDSDDSLEVVYAGMDAGELEEVSSCGNLSGSDDNNESGRGNESVIDPSLPGPSSGSVGVSRRSSRLYRAENETDSSEESERSEDSLSDDDESEREESSPRGKAPKRAKTSQKSAETEWRNATGFSPLPLKNFDDSNSGIQAPFKLPADAKEMDYFKLFFDHELVGEICKETNSYANQLLASSTAKTKTLQNWVRTTRDEMYRFLGLVILMGIVVKKSYTEYWSTNPIIHTPIFSAIFTRKRFLQIKRCLHFSSDTGGASADRQTNRLRKIRPVVSFLTKRFSEVFMPLRNLCIDESLLLWKGRLLFKQYIPKKCNRFGIKLFVLCDCKTRYILDFIVYTGDRSDITFEKEFGYTGSVVRTLLSPYLGKGHILYVDNWYSSPTLFANLFKNHTGACGTVGGRRTKMPCFRKILRKGQIEAYRNDALLAMKWKAKRDVRMLTTVHKPDIIDTEKTHHATGQIIRKPACVVDYSKHMGGVDKTDMQISLTECTRKTRKWYIKLFFHLVDMSLYNAYVLYKVNTGKKLQFVEFRKHIVEQIFEHYSTQLERTASPSAVDNPNRLVGRHFPSPVPETPGQGRTTQRRCHVCRTTTQRATKRKETRFMCTDCNVALCVHPCFKDYHTLRDY; encoded by the exons ATGGCGTCTGGAGGTGATGATTTTGAGCGCTTGAGTGGGGCGGTCGTTCTTGCGTGGCTGTCCAATTCTAGCGACGAAATGGATGATTCTGATGATTCCTTAGAGGTTGTTTACGCTGGAATGGATGCAGGTGAGTTAGAAGAGGTGAGTTCTTGTGGTAATCTTTCTGGTAGCGACGATAATAATGAATCTGGGAGGGGAAACGAAAGCGTGATCGATCCTTCACTGCCTGGGCCTTCTAGCGGTTCTGTAGGTGTTTCTCGCCGTTCTAGTCGATTGTATCGAGCTGAAAACGAAACGGATAGCAGTGAGGAGAGTGAGAGAAGTGAAGATAGCTTGTCTGATGACGATGAGAGCGAAAGGGAAGAGAGTAGCCCACGTGGGAAAGCCCCCAAGCGAGCTAAAACTTCACAAAAGTCCGCGGAAACGGAATGGAGGAATGCTACTGGTTTTTCACCACTCCCCTTGAAGAATTTTGATGATAGCAACTCAGGTATTCAAGCACCTTTTAAATTGCCTGCTGATGCAAAGGAAATGGACTATTTCAAGCTGTTTTTTGATCATGAGCTAGTAGGTGAAATTTGTAAAGAAACAAATAGCTATGCAAACCAGCTTTTAGCTAGTTCTACAGCAAAGACGAAAACATTGCAAAACTGGGTAAGGACCACTCGCGATGAAATGTACAGGTTCCTTGGATTGGTTATTTTGATGGGTATTGTTGTTAAAAAATCATACACGGAATATTGGTCGACTAATCCAATCATTCATACGCCAATTTTCAGTGCGATTTTTACTAGGAAACGTTTTCTTCAGATCAAACGATGTCTTCATTTCTCAAGCGACACTGGAGGTGCTTCAGCAGATAGACAGACTAATAGATTGAGAAAAATTAGGCCTGTAGTTAGTTTTTTAACGAAACGGTTCTCCGAAGTGTTTATGCCATTGCGTAATCTTTGTATTGATGAAAGTCTTCTTTTATGGAAAGGAAGACTCTTGTTCAAGCAATATATACCAAAAAAATGCAACCGTTTTGGAATCAAACTATTTGTCCTGTGCGATTGTAAAACCCGCTACATCCTCGATTTTATTGTCTACACTGGTGATAGGAGCGACATTACCTTTGAGAAGGAGTTTGGCTATACTGGATCTGTAGTTAGGACTTTACTATCACCGTATTTAGGTAAGGGTCACATCTTGTATGTAGATAATTGGTATAGTAGCCCAACTTTGTTTGCAAATCTTTTTAAAAATCACACGGGTGCTTGTGGGACTGTTGGTGGTAGGCGTACTAAAATGCCATGCTTTAGGAAAATATTACGTAAAGGACAAATAGAAGCTTACCGAAATGATGCACTTTTGGCTATGAAGTGGAAGGCCAAACGGGATGTACGCATGCTTACGACTGTGCATAAACCGGATATAATAGATACAGAAAAAACTCACCATGCAACAGGACAAATTATACGTAAGCCTGCCTGTGTAGTTGACTATTCCAAACACATGGGGGGAGTGGATAAAACTGACATGCAAATTAGCCTCACTGAATGTACACGTAAAACCCGTAAATGGTATATTAAATTGTTTTTTCACCTTGTCGATATGTCTCTGTATAATGCGTATGTTTTGTATAAAGTAAATACTGGTAAGAAATTACAATTTGTTGAGTTTCGTAAGCATATTGTAGAGCAGATTTTTGAGCATTACTCAACCCAATTGGAGAGGACTGCATCCCCCAGTGCTGTGGACAATCCCAATCGTCTTGTTG GTCGGCATTTTCCATCACCGGTTCCAGAGACTCCAGGGCAAGGTCGGACGACACAACGGAGATGCCATGTTTGTCGCACAACAACGCAGCGAgctacaaaaagaaaagaaacaagGTTTATGTGTACTGACTGTAATGTAGCATTATGTGTGCACCCATGTTTCAAGGACTACCATACATTACGTGACTATTGA